A single window of Synechococcus sp. C9 DNA harbors:
- the cphA gene encoding cyanophycin synthetase → MKILQVLTLRGPNYWSIRRHRLIVLRLDLEDWDERFTDELRGFYEALVTLLPSLEEHFCSPGCRGGFLQRLREGTLLGHVVEHVALELQTLAGMPLNFGRTRETSTRGVYNVVYEYQHERAGRFAGRAAVRICETLARGERYPQSELAADLEELRALKQAASLGLTTDALVQEAERRGIPWVRLPVRDVIQLGYGVQQRRIQAAQTDATSILGVELAGDKDSTKLLLETAGIPVPKGDVIRRFDDLAEAIDRAGGFPVVIKPLDGNHGRGITLNIGTYPDAETAYDLAKQESKSGAVIVERYHRGGDYRVLVVGGRVVAAAQRLPAQVVGDGRSTIAELVERLNQDPRRGEGHDNVLTRVVVNQTTEWVLRQQGYSLDSILRPGEVCYLKNTANLSTGGMAIDCTDTIHPENQWLCERAAQWVGLDIAGIDLITPDITQPLRQVDGVVVEVNAAPGLRMHLQPSEGTPRNVCAPILDQLFPGDSRGLIPIVAITGTNGKTTTTRLTAHLCKQMGKVVGFTTTDGTYIGDYLAEPGDNTGPQSARLILNDPTVELAVLESARGGILRSGLAFAQCDVGVVLNVSDDHLGSYDIDTLEQMASVKSVVAEVVAPDGLAVLNAEDGLVAPMAQRVKGAVAYFSLNPEHPVLRAHQQRGGLGATVIQGEITLLQGEQTMPVVPVAEVPLTLGGTVGFMTANALAATLAAYRVGVTVAQLAQGLRTFAAGVAQTPGRMNLLAVRDFHVLIDYAHNPHGYRAVGEFVRRWDKGERVGVIGAPGDRRDEDLREMGRIAAELFDRVIIKEDDDTRGRPRGDAANWLQLGVSETVATRIFQVILEETTAIQTALKQGKPGDLIVIFPERVSRTLRLVHEAQSW, encoded by the coding sequence ATGAAAATTCTCCAAGTGTTGACGTTGCGGGGACCGAATTATTGGAGTATTCGCCGCCATCGCCTGATCGTGTTGCGTCTGGATTTGGAGGATTGGGATGAACGGTTCACCGATGAATTGCGGGGATTTTATGAGGCGTTGGTGACGCTCCTGCCCTCCTTGGAGGAACATTTTTGCTCCCCTGGTTGCCGGGGCGGTTTTTTGCAACGCCTGCGGGAGGGCACGCTCCTAGGTCATGTGGTGGAACACGTGGCACTGGAATTGCAAACCCTCGCCGGGATGCCCCTCAATTTTGGCCGCACCCGGGAAACCAGCACTCGCGGGGTGTACAACGTGGTCTATGAATACCAGCACGAACGGGCGGGACGGTTTGCGGGGCGAGCCGCGGTGCGGATTTGTGAAACCCTGGCGCGGGGGGAACGCTACCCCCAAAGTGAACTCGCCGCCGACCTGGAGGAACTGCGGGCACTGAAACAAGCCGCTTCCCTGGGACTCACCACCGATGCCCTGGTGCAGGAGGCGGAACGGCGGGGGATTCCCTGGGTACGTCTGCCGGTGCGGGATGTGATCCAGTTGGGTTACGGGGTACAGCAACGGCGCATCCAGGCAGCGCAAACCGATGCCACCAGCATTTTGGGCGTGGAATTGGCGGGGGATAAAGACAGTACAAAATTATTACTGGAAACAGCCGGAATCCCGGTGCCCAAGGGGGATGTGATCCGCCGCTTTGATGACTTGGCGGAGGCGATTGACCGAGCCGGGGGCTTTCCGGTGGTGATCAAACCCCTGGATGGGAATCATGGGCGGGGGATTACCCTGAACATTGGCACCTATCCCGATGCGGAAACCGCCTACGACCTCGCCAAACAGGAGTCCAAAAGCGGCGCAGTGATCGTGGAACGGTACCATCGGGGGGGCGATTACCGGGTGCTGGTGGTGGGAGGACGGGTGGTGGCGGCGGCGCAACGCTTACCGGCACAGGTGGTGGGGGATGGGCGCAGTACGATTGCCGAACTGGTGGAACGCCTGAACCAAGACCCCCGGCGGGGCGAAGGGCATGATAATGTACTGACCCGGGTGGTGGTGAACCAAACCACGGAGTGGGTACTGCGGCAACAGGGCTATAGCCTGGATAGCATTTTACGCCCCGGGGAGGTGTGTTACTTAAAAAATACCGCCAATCTCAGTACGGGGGGGATGGCGATTGACTGTACAGATACCATTCACCCGGAAAACCAGTGGCTGTGCGAGCGGGCGGCGCAGTGGGTGGGGTTGGACATTGCTGGAATTGACCTGATTACCCCGGATATTACCCAACCGTTGCGGCAGGTGGACGGGGTGGTGGTGGAGGTGAATGCCGCCCCGGGGTTGCGGATGCATTTGCAACCGAGTGAGGGCACGCCCCGGAATGTCTGTGCGCCGATTTTAGACCAGTTGTTTCCGGGGGACAGCCGGGGGTTGATTCCCATCGTGGCAATCACGGGCACCAATGGGAAAACCACGACCACCCGTTTGACGGCGCATTTGTGTAAGCAGATGGGAAAAGTGGTGGGATTTACCACGACGGATGGGACGTATATTGGCGATTATCTAGCGGAGCCGGGGGACAATACGGGACCCCAGAGTGCCCGCTTGATTTTGAATGACCCGACGGTGGAATTGGCGGTGCTGGAAAGTGCCCGGGGGGGGATTTTGCGCTCCGGGTTGGCGTTTGCCCAGTGTGATGTGGGGGTGGTGTTGAACGTTTCCGACGACCACCTGGGGAGCTACGACATTGACACCCTAGAGCAGATGGCTTCGGTCAAAAGTGTGGTGGCGGAGGTGGTGGCGCCGGATGGGTTGGCGGTGCTGAATGCGGAGGACGGGTTGGTGGCGCCGATGGCTCAGCGGGTGAAGGGGGCGGTGGCGTATTTCAGTTTGAACCCGGAGCATCCGGTGTTGCGGGCGCATCAGCAACGGGGGGGCTTGGGGGCGACGGTGATCCAGGGGGAAATTACTCTTTTGCAGGGGGAGCAAACCATGCCGGTGGTGCCGGTGGCGGAGGTGCCCTTGACCCTGGGGGGGACGGTGGGGTTTATGACGGCAAATGCCCTGGCGGCGACCTTGGCGGCGTACCGGGTGGGGGTGACGGTGGCGCAATTAGCCCAGGGGTTACGCACCTTTGCGGCGGGGGTGGCGCAGACACCGGGGCGGATGAATTTGCTGGCGGTGCGGGATTTCCATGTGTTGATTGACTACGCCCACAATCCGCATGGGTATCGGGCGGTCGGGGAATTTGTGCGCCGGTGGGACAAGGGGGAACGGGTCGGGGTGATCGGGGCACCGGGGGACCGCCGAGACGAGGATTTGCGGGAAATGGGGCGGATTGCCGCCGAATTGTTTGACCGGGTGATTATCAAAGAGGACGATGACACCCGGGGGCGACCTCGGGGTGATGCCGCCAACTGGTTGCAACTGGGGGTGTCGGAAACCGTGGCTACCAGGATATTTCAGGTGATTTTGGAGGAAACGACGGCGATCCAAACGGCACTCAAACAGGGGAAACCCGGCGATTTGATTGTGATTTTCCCGGAACGTGTGTCCCGGACGCTCCGCCTGGTACACGAGGCGCAAAGCTGGTGA
- the era gene encoding GTPase Era, which yields MVSGEPAQEFRSGFVALLGRPNVGKSTLLNALVGQKIAITSPVAQTTRNRLRGILTLPQGQIILVDSPGIHKPHHRLGEILVKNAQTLVRAVDVVLFLVDGSQPAGTGDQFIAEWLARHPTPVVLGLNKRDLVPAAQLDQIDQITASYQALLPSAPLLRFSAVTGQGIPELHAQLLQMLPPGPCYYPPEMVTDQPERFIMAELIREQILHLTREEVPHAVAVVVDRVEETPQITRIFATIVVERPSQKAIIIGHQGQMLKTIGSHARQEMQKLVSGPVYLELFVKVEPKWRQTPHLLRDLGYRLES from the coding sequence CTGGTGAGCGGCGAACCTGCCCAGGAATTTCGCTCCGGGTTTGTGGCACTCCTCGGGCGACCCAATGTGGGCAAATCCACCCTGTTGAACGCTTTAGTGGGGCAGAAAATTGCCATTACGTCCCCAGTCGCCCAGACCACCCGTAACCGCCTGCGGGGGATTCTCACCCTACCCCAGGGGCAAATTATCCTCGTGGATAGCCCTGGCATTCACAAACCCCACCATCGCCTGGGGGAAATTTTGGTGAAAAATGCCCAAACCCTGGTGCGGGCGGTGGATGTGGTGTTGTTTTTGGTGGATGGTTCCCAACCGGCGGGCACGGGGGATCAGTTTATCGCCGAGTGGTTGGCGCGCCATCCAACGCCGGTAGTGCTGGGCTTAAACAAACGGGATTTGGTTCCAGCGGCTCAATTAGATCAGATAGATCAGATCACCGCCAGTTATCAGGCTCTGCTTCCATCGGCACCCTTACTGCGTTTTTCCGCCGTCACCGGGCAGGGGATTCCCGAATTGCACGCCCAACTGTTGCAGATGTTGCCCCCTGGTCCCTGTTATTACCCGCCGGAGATGGTCACGGATCAGCCGGAGCGGTTCATCATGGCGGAATTGATCCGGGAGCAAATCTTACATCTCACCCGGGAGGAAGTGCCCCATGCGGTGGCGGTGGTGGTGGACCGGGTGGAGGAAACCCCGCAAATCACCCGCATTTTCGCCACGATTGTGGTAGAACGCCCCTCCCAGAAAGCGATTATCATCGGTCATCAGGGGCAAATGCTGAAAACCATTGGCAGTCACGCCCGCCAAGAGATGCAAAAATTGGTCAGCGGACCGGTGTACCTGGAACTGTTTGTGAAAGTGGAACCGAAATGGCGACAGACCCCTCATCTCCTGCGGGATTTGGGCTACCGACTGGAGTCCTGA